The Coffea arabica cultivar ET-39 chromosome 8e, Coffea Arabica ET-39 HiFi, whole genome shotgun sequence genome window below encodes:
- the LOC113706172 gene encoding subtilisin-like protease SBT2.6 translates to MCQFIKHFLYFCRTMDSFSVFILLVLFMNAFMTFTSEAKVYMVLLDKASGGSSKNTKLLLRNQEKIASFKEKMAQEHDAFLESLLSRSAYTKLYSYTHLLNGFAIEVSSKEDIDTLRNAEGVRTIHEDVKMEKMTTHTPDFLGIPTGVWPTLGGARTSGDGVVIGFIDTGINPFHPSFMIQSSTDTSRGIYSKPTKYKGKCASGEQFPPTACNGKIVGAQYFARAAVAAGEFNATRDYASPFDADGHGSHTAATAAGNHQIPVIANDFNYGYASGMAPGARIAIYKALYAFGGYMSDVVAAVDQAVEDGVDILNLSIGPSKVPSGPSAFLNLLEMELLFATKAGVLVVQAAGNGGPSSSSMLSFSPWITSVAASITDRRYNSSVRLGNGQSFSGTGLAPPTVGEVFFPLAAAADVGQINSTDGLLTIDSCQSSEQFVRSLVQGKIVICTYTLDFDSEASGIATVADTMSKVGAAGFILTRNPDIGFEQIKGAAVTLQVPGVILNNMEASSALWEYYNANTIRSRNGRAIGFRATARILDGRRAIYTGQAPTVASYSSRGPDVNNELLENADVLKPNIMAPGSSIWAAWSPNSEGDAHIKGQIFALLSGTSMATPHIAGIAALIKQKHPHWNPSAIISAMTTTADIADQTGAPILAQKTKQISAATPFDFGGGAINPSRAIDPGLVFNINFMQYVKFLCSVPGVDDMSVRQAVGVSCPIQKTRCSDLNTPSVTVSKLIGSRRILRKVTNVGNADEKYMLIVKEPLGVKVTVIPQVFKISVNASRRITIQFNATEATNAYTFGEILMLGEKKHVVRVPMAVYVSSTIG, encoded by the exons ATGTGTCAGTTCATCAAGCATTTCCTTTACTTCTGTAGAACTATGGACTCATTTAGCGTTTTCATTTTACTCGTCCTCTTTATGAATGCTTTTATGACCTTTACAAGTGAGGCCAAGGTTTACATGGTTTTACTGGACAAAGCTTCTGGTGGCTCCTCCAAGAACACAAAATTATTGTTGAG GAATCAGGAAAAAATAGCCAGTTTCAAAGAGAAGATGGCACAAGAGCATGACGCTTTCCTTGAATCTCTGTTATCCAGAAGTGCCTATACGAAACTGTACAGCTACACCCATCTCCTCAATGGATTTGCGATCGAGGTGTCATCTAAGGAG GACATTGACACCCTACGGAATGCTGAAGGAGTTAGGACAATCCATGAAGATGTGAAAATGGAGAAGATGACAACACATACGCCTGACTTTTTAGGGATTCCTACTGgggtttggccaacacttggagGAGCTCGGACATCAGGGGATGGAGTGGTGATAGGTTTCATTGACACGGGGATAAATCCTTTCCATCCAAGCTtcatgattcaatcatcaacaGATACGAGTAGGGGAATATATtcaaaacctacaaaatataAAGGGAAATGTGCATCTGGGGAGCAATTCCCTCCAACAGCATGCAATGGTAAGATAGTAGGGGCGCAATATTTTGCAAGAGCTGCAGTTGCTGCCGGTGAATTCAATGCTACCCGTGACTATGCCTCCCCTTTTGATGCTGATGGTCATGGGAG CCATACAGCTGCAACAGCAGCAGGAAACCACCAAATTCCTGTAATAGCAAATGACTTCAATTATGGTTATGCCAGTGGCATGGCTCCAGGAGCCAG GATTGCTATTTATAAAGCTCTGTATGCTTTTGGAGGGTATATGTCTGATGTTGTGGCTGCTGTTGATCAG GCTGTGGAAGATGGAGTTGACATACTGAATCTTTCTATAGGGCCATCAAAAGTGCCATCTGGACCTTCTGCTTTTCTGAACCTGTTAGAGATGGAGCTTTTATTTGCCACAAAAGCTGGTGTTCTTGTTGTTCAAGCTGCTGGAAATGGAGGGCCTTCTTCCAGTTCTATGCTTTCTTTTAGCCCATGGATCACAAGTGTCGCTGCCTCTATAACTGATCGCAGATACAACTCATCAGTTAGGTTGGGCAATGGACAAAGCTTTTCTGGCACAGGACTTGCAC CTCCAACAGTTGGAGAAGTGTTCTTCCCTCTAGCTGCGGCAGCAGATGTTGGGCAAATAAACTCCACTGATGGTCTTCTGACGATTGATAGCTGTCAAAGCTCGGAGCAATTTGTCCGCTCCTTAGTTCAGGGGAAGATAGTTATTTGCACATACACACTTGATTTCGACTCTGAGGCGTCTGGTATTGCCACAGTTGCAGACACCATGAGTAAAGTTGGCGCTGCTGGCTTCATACTTACAAGGAACCCTGATATTGGTTTTGAGCAGATTAAGGGTGCTGCAGTAACCTTACAAGTTCCTGGAGTCATCTTGAACAATATGGAAGCCTCTTCG GCACTCTGGGAGTACTACAATGCAAATACAATAAGAAGCAGAAACGGAAGAGCCATTGGCTTCAGAGCCACAGCAAGAATTTTGGATGGGAGGCGAGCAATTTACACAGGGCAGGCTCCAACAGTGGCATCATATTCATCAAGAGGCCCTGATGTCAATAATGAACTCTTAGAGAATGCTGATGTCCTCAAACCAAATATCATGGCTCCGGGCTCCTCAATATGGGCGGCCTGGAGCCCAAACAGTGAAGGAGATGCTCACATCAAAG GTCAAATTTTTGCGCTATTGTCCGGGACAAGCATGGCTACTCCACATATTGCCGGTATTGCAGCTCTAATTAAGCAAAAACACCCACACTGGAATCCTTCAGCTATTATATCAGCAATGACGACAACAGCGGATATAGCTGATCAAACAGGTGCTCCAATACTAGCCCAAAAAACCAAGCAGATATCTGCTGCAACCCCCTTCGACTTTGGAGGTGGTGCTATCAACCCCTCTCGAGCAATTGATCCTGGACTTGTTTTCAACATCAACTTCATGCAATATGTAAAGTTTTTATGCTCAGTTCCAGGTGTTGATGACATGTCTGTTAGACAAGCAGTCGGCGTTTCATGTCCAATTCAGAAGACACGGTGCTCAGATCTGAATACACCGAGTGTTACAGTTTCCAAGTTGATTGGATCAAGGAGGATTCTCAGAAAGGTAACTAATGTTGGTAATGCAGATGAGAAGTATATGCTGATAGTAAAAGAGCCTTTAGGGGTGAAAGTTACTGTGATACCACAGGTTTTTAAGATCAGTGTCAATGCTTCAAGACGTATTACCATTCAGTTTAATGCAACTGAGGCAACAAATGCTTACACATTTGGTGAAATACTGATGCTGGGAGAAAAGAAGCATGTTGTAAGAGTGCCTATGGCTGTCTATGTAAGTAGCACTATAGGATGA